In the genome of Microbacterium endophyticum, one region contains:
- a CDS encoding acyltransferase: MSGTTICSALSIVIGDRCLFGADTTIADTDFHPLEAAGRRHARMPEPNSTDRIVIGDDVFIGYGSLVLKGVTIGSGSVVGARSVVTKDVPPNSIVAGSPARIVSQL; this comes from the coding sequence ATGAGCGGAACTACCATTTGCTCAGCGCTCTCGATCGTGATAGGCGACCGATGCCTTTTTGGCGCAGACACCACGATCGCGGATACCGATTTTCACCCGCTAGAAGCCGCAGGGCGAAGACATGCCCGCATGCCCGAGCCGAACAGTACTGACCGCATCGTTATCGGCGATGATGTGTTCATCGGGTACGGCTCATTGGTGCTAAAAGGAGTGACCATCGGTTCCGGATCCGTGGTTGGCGCTCGCAGCGTTGTCACCAAGGATGTGCCTCCGAACTCGATTGTCGCCGGTTCTCCTGCGCGAATAGTGAGTCAACTCTGA
- a CDS encoding oligosaccharide flippase family protein, whose amino-acid sequence MSTGGRLFRGAAWLYGAQLFSIMLQVAYAAITSRIAAPAAFGDYSVALTATGLITVLASGGLAQSVGRMQSLPKSELGSIASFAGCLGLISGLATLLLSAPLSWIWAAPGSAPVIALLSINALTAPMFGFLLGLLRRTGRFRKLAIYTLASNLCGMTIGAVLVGIFQNAEALVASTILSQTMLLAIIWVTVRREFTFSKISWSSEEVAFSGRITIASAIQYASGNVVRLAAARTLGAPMIGQWNRAEVLATLPFQQIQAVMVQVVYPEFRHHRDSTLRAHNVWSDLLAMVAWVTWPLGAIAATTLPFVIPVVFGKGWEPAADFSRLLALAGGIQPVHMMLLAAVEALALFRIVWTVSAVQLVTQVLLVVGLVAWGDPRLAVSSLLFANVVGHVVTIWMASRRGLLNLRALSVQYLMVAVASMFVAALVYTTIYALFLNPTPAGAIAIAIVWLVVFAAAIRFRESLPPVRFARRFGLFGPKA is encoded by the coding sequence GTGTCGACCGGCGGTCGCCTCTTTCGCGGCGCGGCTTGGTTGTATGGCGCGCAACTATTTTCAATCATGCTTCAAGTTGCGTACGCAGCAATCACTTCTCGAATTGCCGCACCAGCGGCATTCGGCGACTACAGCGTTGCATTAACCGCAACGGGGTTAATAACTGTTTTAGCATCCGGCGGCCTTGCACAATCCGTGGGACGCATGCAATCTCTGCCGAAGAGCGAATTGGGATCGATCGCATCTTTCGCTGGATGTCTGGGGCTGATCAGCGGGCTCGCCACTCTTCTGCTGTCAGCACCGCTTAGCTGGATTTGGGCCGCACCGGGCTCTGCTCCAGTCATCGCACTTCTTTCAATTAACGCGCTCACCGCTCCGATGTTTGGATTCCTTCTCGGGCTGCTACGCCGCACGGGTAGGTTCAGAAAACTTGCGATCTACACACTTGCAAGCAACTTATGCGGAATGACAATTGGTGCTGTTCTCGTGGGGATATTCCAGAATGCTGAGGCGCTAGTAGCTTCAACGATTCTTTCTCAGACGATGCTTCTGGCTATTATTTGGGTAACGGTGAGGCGAGAGTTCACGTTTTCGAAGATTTCATGGTCGAGTGAGGAGGTCGCGTTCAGCGGGCGTATCACCATCGCGAGCGCCATTCAGTATGCCTCGGGAAACGTTGTTCGATTAGCGGCGGCTCGAACGCTAGGCGCCCCGATGATCGGTCAGTGGAATCGCGCGGAAGTCCTAGCAACTCTGCCTTTTCAGCAGATACAAGCGGTGATGGTTCAGGTCGTTTACCCAGAGTTCCGCCACCATCGTGACTCAACATTACGGGCCCACAATGTCTGGTCGGATTTGTTGGCAATGGTCGCTTGGGTAACGTGGCCCCTCGGCGCGATAGCAGCAACAACGCTACCCTTTGTGATTCCAGTTGTCTTTGGTAAAGGGTGGGAGCCGGCAGCAGATTTCTCGAGGCTGCTCGCGTTAGCTGGAGGAATTCAGCCGGTCCATATGATGCTGTTGGCTGCCGTTGAGGCGCTGGCTTTATTCCGCATCGTGTGGACTGTAAGCGCCGTCCAACTCGTTACACAAGTGCTCCTGGTTGTGGGCTTAGTCGCTTGGGGAGACCCCAGACTTGCCGTTAGCTCCTTGCTATTTGCCAATGTCGTCGGCCATGTCGTGACCATCTGGATGGCTTCGCGCAGAGGACTCCTTAACTTACGAGCGCTCTCCGTTCAGTATCTTATGGTTGCTGTCGCATCGATGTTTGTAGCCGCCCTCGTGTACACGACTATTTACGCGCTATTTCTAAATCCAACTCCGGCGGGTGCGATCGCCATCGCTATAGTTTGGCTTGTAGTATTCGCGGCAGCCATTCGTTTCCGCGAATCCCTGCCCCCCGTTCGGTTCGCGCGCAGATTTGGCCTGTTTGGGCCCAAAGCCTAA
- a CDS encoding glycosyltransferase: protein MQHLGGTGLKRTHFRDMREASDFDFIYHEADPYLAPLHPLPKEAAIAGSFADVVFTVGSGRFSNAFRRAGANDVRWEPSPFDPERYPVPKLSGRKPQHDVVIIANRNRPRLRGLPNWRDRIRFVGLMQEAFGERLAIYGNGWNGVGALGPVPFELQTQAIASGLISANWDHFAREPKYFSNRLPISLLAGGVHATTLHDGYGEIFGRGTEQFLITARTPEALVERIERRLQSGDRADWHEAAVAGRSFALEHFRQDDQLVRFLNFRHEIVDPIAARRAWDLSSTPLEEM from the coding sequence ATGCAGCACCTCGGCGGAACGGGGCTGAAACGCACGCACTTCAGAGACATGCGCGAAGCTTCTGACTTTGATTTCATATACCACGAGGCCGACCCCTACCTTGCTCCTTTGCATCCTTTGCCCAAGGAAGCCGCGATCGCCGGTAGCTTTGCTGACGTCGTCTTCACAGTTGGAAGTGGGCGATTCTCGAATGCCTTTCGCCGCGCCGGTGCAAATGACGTGCGCTGGGAGCCGAGCCCATTTGACCCCGAGCGCTACCCGGTACCAAAACTCAGTGGCCGCAAGCCGCAGCACGACGTGGTGATAATTGCGAATCGAAACCGTCCGCGCCTCAGAGGTTTACCCAACTGGCGGGACCGAATCAGGTTCGTGGGACTTATGCAGGAAGCATTTGGGGAGCGCTTGGCCATATACGGGAACGGTTGGAACGGAGTGGGCGCTCTCGGCCCCGTGCCTTTTGAACTGCAGACACAGGCAATTGCGAGCGGTTTGATTAGCGCGAACTGGGACCACTTTGCCCGCGAACCTAAGTACTTCTCGAACCGCCTGCCCATTTCTCTTCTGGCCGGAGGGGTGCACGCCACTACTTTGCACGACGGATACGGTGAGATATTCGGTCGAGGCACAGAACAGTTCCTAATCACTGCAAGGACGCCCGAGGCACTAGTTGAGAGAATAGAGAGGCGTCTCCAGAGCGGGGACCGCGCAGATTGGCATGAGGCGGCGGTCGCTGGGCGTTCCTTCGCGTTGGAACACTTCCGACAGGATGATCAGTTGGTTCGATTTCTGAACTTTCGACACGAGATTGTGGATCCCATTGCGGCTCGTCGAGCGTGGGATCTCTCCTCTACTCCCCTCGAGGAGATGTAG